One Entelurus aequoreus isolate RoL-2023_Sb linkage group LG09, RoL_Eaeq_v1.1, whole genome shotgun sequence genomic window carries:
- the LOC133657692 gene encoding uncharacterized protein LOC133657692, whose product MAESFLKAAHLTRTRHAHQVTVLTLHNLQQEAFRVSAGPKDEESFMAWRNNMLKKSPTFMFWDLIMRYETLILIFIRAHREQNFLLYVEVLEELAPLFFALDHVNYSRWLPVHIRDMKSLPDSIKDEFEKNSHWVLSKTSNRFSAIPLDQAHEQENKNVKGSGGAVGLTENPTAFRRWMLTGPEMARLIKEFEEEYLQDDKESFQHHEQGLGTQKTFQRQVNSLSDTIRRMGNPFLDVFEELVTLDSRNCADKLVANTMLILEDTGKRQYQEFVKKVLDERTQSIHDPIKRNSLAVFRQPRRKTMSKDGKKIKVLQNNVALFGQLYVAMQSRESNLDEFFTHEVQSFPPSLSDFGKLHLTGTKSDLLQCLEQPAQSEPPSTYDFKVLDGAVIVHCLPTIRVSTFDAYANEVFIPYLQKQLQDAKRLDVVWDTYIPDSLKESTREKRGRGVRRKVSGPTKLPGNWMDFLRDPINKKELFDFLTSKIQEFSWPPTKAVYVTSGQAVSGQAFGSTSMMDCCNHEEADTRIVVHLQCALKEGAKTVLVRTVDTDVIVILAGLFYDLVVLQPLTDIWVAFGMGKRFRYYHINHICKSLGEPKSQGLLMFHAYSGCDTTSAFNGKGKKSAWRAWQAYDAATETFMYLAKHPFQELKVDSEHFQTLERLTVILYNRSSPLNSISQTRKELFCQDSRPMERLPPTQDALLQHVKRAVFQAGIWATSTDTQQVIPSPKDFGWTKDETGSWVPVWITIPEVSIACRELIKCSCKGDCSSCKCSNANIDCSPLCKCNCCK is encoded by the coding sequence ATGGCTGAGTCGTTTCTGAAAGCAGCACACCTAACACGAACCAGGCATGCACACCAGGTCACTGTCTTGACACTGCACAATCTACAACAGGAGGCTTTCAGGGTTAGTGCAGGCCCCAAAGATGAAGAGTCCTTCATGGCTTGGAGAAACAACATGCTGAAGAAGAGTCCGACGTTCATGTTCTGGGATCTGATCATGAGATATGAAACCCTCATTCTCATCTTCATAAGGGCACACAGAGAGCAGAATTTCCTACTGTATGTAGAAGTGCTTGAAGAACTGGCCCCTCTATTCTTTGCCTTGGACCATGTGAACTATTCAAGATGGTTGCCTGTCCATatcagggacatgaagtctttgcCCGACTCTATCAAGGACGAGTTTGAGAAGAATTCTCACTGGGTTCTTTCAAAGACATCTAACAGGTTTTCTGCAATCCCACTGGACCAAGCTCATGAACAAGAGAACAAGAATGTGAAAGGTTCAGGTGGTGCGGTTGGCCTCACAGAAAATCCAACTGCCTTCAGAAGATGGATGCTCACAGGCCCAGAAATGGCAAGATTGATAAAGGAATTTGAAGAGGAATATCTCCAAGATGACAAAGAGAGCTTCCAGCACCATGAGCAGGGTCTTGGCACACAGAAGACATTCCAGAGACAGGTCAACAGTCTGTCAGATACCATAAGGCGTATGGGAAACCCTTTCCTGGATGTCTTCGAGGAACTTGTGACTCTTGATAGTCGCAACTGCGCAGATAAATTAGTCGCAAATACCATGCTCATCCTGGAGGACACAGGGAAGAGACAATATCAGGAGTTTGTCAAGAAGGTGCTTGATGAACGCACACAATCTATCCATGATCCGATTAAAAGGAATTCCTTGGCAGTCTTCAGGCAACCTAGACGCAAGACAATGTCTAAAGATGGGAAAAAGATTAAAGTGCTTCAGAACAACGTGGCACTCTTTGGCCAGCTATATGTAGCTATGCAGAGCCGTGAGAGTAATTTGGATGAATTCTTTACACATGAGGTGCAGTCCTTCCCTCCATCTCTCTCAGACTTTGGAAAACTTCATCTGACAGGCACCAAATCAGACCTGCTACAATGTCTTGAGCAGCCAGCACAATCAGAGCCACCCTCAACCTATGACTTCAAAGTCCTAGATGGGGCAGTAATTGTCCACTGCCTGCCCACTATTAGAGTGAGCACGTTTGATGCTTATGCAAATGAGGTTTTCATCCCCTACCTGCAGAAGCAGCTGCAGGATGCAAAACGATTGGATGTTGTATGGGACACGTACATCCCTGACAGCTTGAAGGAGTCCACCCGAGAAAAAAGAGGACGTGGTGTTCGCAGGAAAGTGTCAGGCCCGACAAAGTTGCCAGGCAACTGGATGGACTTTCTTCGCGACCCAATCAACAAGAAGGAGTTGTTTGATTTCTTGACATCCAAGATCCAAGAGTTCAGCTGGCCACCAACCAAAGCTGTGTATGTCACATCGGGGCAAGCGGTGTCAGGACAAGCTTTTGGTTCCACTAGCATGATGGACTGTTGCAACCATGAGGAGGCAGACACAAGGATAGTGGTCCATCTACAATGCGCATTGAAGGAGGGAGCAAAGACAGTTCTTGTGCGAACTGTGGACACTGATGTCATCGTGATCCTTGCTGGTTTATTTTATGATTTGGTGGTGCTTCAACCATTGACTGACATCTGGGTGGCTTTTGGCATGGGAAAAAGGTTCAGATATTACCACATAAACCACATCTGCAAAAGCCTGGGGGAACCCAAATCACAAGGTCTGCTTATGTTCCACGCATATTCAGGTTGTGACACAACATCTGCATTTAACGGAAAAGGCAAGAAGTCAGCTTGGAGGGCCTGGCAAGCCTATGATGCTGCTACAGAAACATTTATGTATCTGGCAAAGCATCCATTCCAGGAACTAAAAGTTGACTCTGAGCATTTCCAGACACTTGAGAGGCTGACTGTGATCCTGTACAACAGATCCAGTCCTTTGAACTCCATCAGTCAAACAAGGAAGGAACTCTTCTGTCAAGACAGTCGGCCGATGGAGAGATTACCTCCCACGCAGGATGCCCTACTCCAGCATGTAAAACGGGCTGTGTTTCAGGCAGGAATCTGGGCAACCAGCACAGACACACAGCAAGTGATTCCTTCTCCAAAGGACTTTGGATGGACCAAGGACGAAACAGGGTCATGGGTTCCAGTTTGGATAACCATTCCCGAGGTCTCCATTGCCTGCAGAGAGCTGATAAAATGCTCATGTAAAGGTGACTGTTCCAGCTGTAAATGCAGCAATGCTAATATTGACTGTTCTCCACTTTGCAAATGCAACTGCTGCAAATAG